In Nomia melanderi isolate GNS246 chromosome 4, iyNomMela1, whole genome shotgun sequence, the following are encoded in one genomic region:
- the east gene encoding enhanced adult sensory threshold isoform X2 gives MASREKKPLAPSKAKQKANNESGLSSNEIKSRKGKTLSNLKQQQLARDILEAVATGSQLPPKLEATLPRKKVLRNLKRKQKLRVAKANLIKSKVPRKVANRNLCRITSDVKKSVRTKRVKLSEESSVKTFDSNSKVLEQQVNDIEIESAGTETINRSAKNNLRTKKTKFVTRSSEEIENEDIQDTDSVAGSSTKSSPKFNKKGKSLDSPDSLSKTIKSTKFTGFKRSSIRDKEGCSKNTEADSKYTKGRKSNSKDTDYGKASNVDTKFTKSLLEAKSSIDLTIDEVIASMLSDSEIDNQQGLTEKIEGKVTRSRKMLVEESIVPDIEIKKEPDREETKSISDGENLGTESFQNAIQLRKRSNVSIGQRSLRNGKLRQSDSGISSDLDQKRRRRLNSDDPINSEVLVDNITDSNIDTESCFSESSGSDPQTVVAAKDEPSLKQEMLKNCEDSSQNGSETENNNNSDRVDRVSEIGPTLRSKTKAKSTEIEVKNDNIKVEYTRIAPKSTEVQEDVKKVGNLDQVRKDNILAKFADKSKSRRSSLNIDMKKTVNSFYSTDKSDGNPKSQIDQMIENIKLTIAKSIESKIFGSEKSLGLSKNFEVPKIEEIIAPLSAESQKLGLDENKDEDKSTISKNEIKSDSSENSVPKVADTAKEIEKLVMGDIEPAETHSQNIQESESNEIDENNSVCNVSESMQIKENTENCDNKPAEEQGEPNENSTSAEQSEKCSEQQDEQAKTLDDGKKIVAVRKSPRISDKGSSENGETVKKSNKGTNKIVYKSDNNEESLEEDTNKSVSEETVSSEELLKTVTESSEPSTESVTSESLNNNAEVTVAQIEERKEEVEETNKIVQNEIEVSLDVSTNSEEAETLESISKEVERLVAEGQPISQPETDTENARDREEEEEEEEEEEAEEAEEAEEAEEAEEEAEEEEEEGEEEEVEEKVQNITESSPPPTVSDNSEQEAVNNVSDESEGNIVQEEQGAAENAKERDISPPGVVEDTEKDRNNCHISDNSNSGSDSKENANLVSNDTSIFDQDSKNEDAENNVENDNKCKEKSACNNIASSPVSEPEEKEASSNETLEQSETPATENQAEKLANDSTTVEEEQKSASEEKKRVLRARDKAKKVEKGQASSSRERNDSCSKGKTDEEAAPKRQSVAHNDIEEDSTGDKAENAPGTDDPAEESPNNGELEANDLERQARTRRSREVKKRREDQPVSLKNKRSKRELRKSEQQNKEETLLDNEVAKINENNQSFLNKYGGGAECANSNFRGFSEGGRACLEKHQDTADSARSKSENDLVIAKEPEKGSCEDRLSRNLSENRVTKQAENIGMLDAECKPSKTPETSQKDSDETSTSGESSSSVNVAEKIMETPEDKAKKESILRLLGLESLEKAAERLSHQKAKKEQYSTGTLKTVIRVQKEKDRDKRRSRSPLKMVLKQGRGDGEGDSPEFYTIQKEFGTSGLGDSSSGANRKFSTNHRHSCDEDNEDAAPKDRQSLVIPEKSSSFSIHPGRLCADVCCYCFGKFGSLDTPMHLAQMKSDERRKKILNIERHLTKDSCLCDACYRHVDRKANTSPTNMQTKPQKQHRQLMVSKCSARDCRDAARHHVKRRWLLKIKAGLQKQVDIDWESSQHTSMSFCVSHYSTIERFLTCALCKRRLARNYTHQLANAETDELNQLLGQQGIPVVLAAGTFVCKLCRYFTQLQLKYKDVENMNMSHRSFFKNYRKRILHYHDIEVLDNEDDELSQNQTKDKEKRKKSKCPAQSKSGTTKSPDATTINSASEKSTLELGKVEGASSETDNENRVAKANLTDPEAVIPGDVQYLGIESTVEKLKKRKLLEMHPYTSDTTISCDSPNEVVEILAMDKEVTLTRLPKRQRTNNDITPVVQRLGANPSISVRTLFPGEEEMNLHANIEFANVREITPQGWEKCATMIQYDRDTKLLWQELQRPYGNQSSFLRHLILLEKYYRSGDLVLAPNASRNAINYSTSVQNRLISYEGPEKMDEPIMEPIASEYHNSRRLSGGYVLERDRLSLPGTSTASKSSTTSASSAQQSTKGSPSRILKLNPGVSIIKKPPPNLQRLNLPSTSSATNGNVKRKDSQKVPVSSGGKVFHLSEPEFKRLQSLKRQKQLLSEKSISPGTGGAAGSSNASSPPSLKSTTQYQKAQQQLAAHTQFQKHLRMQQEMLSRQSRGDFEPLICDVRSLANENSPTQNLLHNLNLPKSIQVTTKSSNQIPILPKIPKSLTVIPQTVTRPTDK, from the exons ATGGCATCCAGGGAAAAGAAACCCTTAGCGCCTTCCAAAGCAAAACAGAAGGCGAATAATGAAAGTGGCTTGTcgtcgaatgaaattaaaagtaGAAAGGGTAAGACTTTATCGAACCTGAAACAACAGCAACTCGCACGTGATATTCTGGAAGCTGTGGCAACAGGCAGTCAGCTTCCACCAAAATTAGAAGCAACCCTGCCACGTAAGAAGGTTCTGAGGAACCTTAAGCGTAAACAGAAATTGAGAGTGGCAAAGGCTAATCTCATCAAATCCAAAGTTCCAAGGAAAGTGGCGAACAGAAATTTATGCAGAATAACATCTGACGTTAAGAAAAGCGTACGAACGAAAAGGGTCAAATTGTCGGAGGAGAGTAGCGTTAAGACGTTTGATAGTAACTCAAAAGTTCTAGAGCAACAAGTAAACGACATAGAAATCGAAAGTGCAGGGACAGAAACAATTAATAGAAGTGCCAAGAATAATCTCAGGACCAAAAAGACCAAATTTGTAACAAGAAGTAGCGAAGAAATAGAAAACGAAGATATTCAAGATACAGATTCTGTTGCTGGATCTAGCACGAAAAGCAGTCCAAAATTTAATAAGAAGGGGAAAAGCTTGGACAGTCCGGATTCTTTGTCGAAAACTATTAAGTCGACAAAGTTTACTGGATTCAAAAGGAGCAGTATCAGGGACAAGGAAGGTTGCTCTAAAAACACAGAAGCGGACAGCAAGTAtacgaaaggaagaaagagtAACAGTAAAGATACAGATTACGGCAAGGCCTCAAACGTCgatacaaaatttacaaaatctctTCTCGAGGCTAAAAGTTCTATAGATCTTACCATCGACGAGGTGATAGCTTCAATGTTAAGTGATtcagaaatagacaatcaacaAGGATTAACAGAGAAAATTGAGGGAAAAGTAACGAGAAGTAGGAAAATGCTGGTAGAAGAAAGTATAGTTCCTGACATTGAAATTAAGAAGGAACCGGATAGAGAGGAGACAAAAAGTATATCGGATGGAGAAAATTTAGGCACAGAATCTTTCCAAAATGCAATTCAGCTGAGAAAAAGGTCGAATGTATCCATAGGTCAGAGAAGTTTAAGAAACGGGAAATTACGGCAATCAGACTCCGGTATATCATCCGACTTGGATCAAAAGAGACGTCGCAGATTAAACTCGGATGATCCTATTAATTCGGAAGTCTTGGTGGATAACATTACGGACAGTAATATAGATACAGAATCTTGCTTCTCGGAATCCAGCGGCAGTGATCCCCAGACAGTTGTAGCAGCCAAAGATGAACCTTCTTTGAAACAGGAAATGCTGAAAAATTGCGAAGATAGTTCCCAGAATGGATCGGAAACAGAGAACAATAATAACAGTGATCGAGTAGATAGAGTTAGCGAAATAGGACCCACTCTGCGCTCAAAAACTAAAGCCAAAAGTACAGAGATCGAAGTAAAAAATGACAATATTAAAGTGGAATATACGAGAATAGCACCTAAGAGTACAGAAGTGCAGGAAGATGTAAAGAAAGTAGGCAATTTAGATCAAGTTAGAAAGGATAATATTTTAGCAAAATTTGCTGACAAATCCAAGAGTCGAAGAAGTAGTTTGAACATAGATATGAAAAAGACGGTAAATTCGTTTTATAGTACAGACAAATCAGACGGTAATCCAAAGTCTCAGATAGATCAGATGATAGAGAATATCAAGCTCACCATTGCCAAGTCCATTGAAAGTAAAATCTTTGGATCGGAGAAAAGTCTTGGACTGAGCAAAAATTTCGAAGTACCAAAAATTGAAGAGATAATCGCGCCTCTGAGTGCAGAATCTCAGAAATTGGGATTAGATGAGAATAAGGACGAGGATAAATCGACCATATCTAAAAATGAGATCAAATCGGATAGTTCAGAAAATTCAGTACCAAAAGTGGCCGACACTGCCAAAGAAATTGAGAAACTAGTCATGGGTGATATCGAACCAGCAGAAACTCATTCTCAAAATATACAAGAAAGCGAGTCTAATGAAATCGATGAAAACAATAGCGTATGTAATGTTTCTGAATCTATGCAAATTAAAGAGAACACTGAAAACTGTGACAACAAACCCGCAGAAGAGCAAGGAGAACCAAATGAAAATTCTACCAGTGCTGAACAATCCGAAAAGTGTTCAGAACAGCAAGACGAACAAGCAAAAACATTGGACGATGGTAAAAAGATAGTGGCTGTTAGGAAATCACCCAGAATAAGCGATAAAGGCTCTTCCGAGAATGGTGAGACTGTCAAAAAGTCGAATAAAGGAACGAACAAAATAGTGTACAAGTCTGATAACAACGAAGAGTCTTTGGAAGAGGATACGAATAAATCTGTTTCCGAAGAAACTGTTTCAAGCGAGGAACTGCTAAAAACGGTTACTGAATCTTCCGAACCTTCCACCGAATCTGTCACTTCTGAATCATTGAACAACAATGCGGAAGTCACAGTCGCGCAGatagaagaaaggaaagaagaggtagaagaaacgaataaaatcgtTCAAAACGAGATCGAAGTGTCGTTGGACGTTTCTACGAATTCGGAAGAAGCCGAAACGCTGGAGAGCATTTCGAAAGAAGTAGAAAGGTTGGTAGCAGAGGGTCAGCCGATCAGCCAGCCGGAGACAGACACGGAAAATGCACGAGacagagaagaagaggaagaggaagaggaagaggaagaagcagaagaagcagaagaagcagaagaagcagaagaagcagaagaagaagcagaagaagaagaggaagaaggagaagaagaggaagtaGAAGAAAAAGTTCAAAATATTACAGAGTCCTCTCCACCTCCAACAGTATCCGACAATAGTGAACAAGAAGCTGTGAATAATGTAAGTGACGAGTCGGAAGGAAATATCGTACAAGAGGAACAAGGGGCAGCAGAGAATGCCAAAGAAAGAGACATTAGCCCTCCGGGCGTGGTGGAAGATACGGAAAAGGATAGGAATAATTGCCACATATCAGATAACTCTAACTCAGGTTCAGATTCTAAAGAAAATGCCAACTTAGTTTCTAACGATACCTCTATTTTCGACCAGGATAGTAAAAACGAAGATGCAGAGAATAACGTAGAAAATGATAATAAGTGTAAAGAAAAGAGTGCATGCAACAATATAGCCAGCAGTCCCGTTTCTGAACCGGAAGAAAAGGAAGCGAGTTCGAACGAAACTTTGGAGCAGAGCGAGACACCGGCGACAGAGAATCAGGCTGAGAAACTAGCGAACGATAGTACGACGGTGGAGGAGGAGCAGAAGTCTGCCAGCGAAGAGAAGAAGAGGGTGCTCAGAGCTCGGGACAAAGCGAAGAAGGTAGAGAAAGGACAAGCGTCGTCGAGCAGGGAGCGCAACGATAGTTGCTCCAAAGGGAAAACCGACGAGGAGGCTGCTCCGAAAAGGCAAAGCGTCGCGCACAACGATATCGAGGAGGATTCGACGGGGGACAAAGCGGAGAACGCGCCCGGCACCGATGACCCGGCGGAGGAGAGTCCGAACAACGGTGAATTGGAGGCGAACGATTTGGAGCGTCAAGCGCGCACTCGGCGCAGCAGGGAGGTGAAGAAACGCAGGGAGGATCAGCCGGTTTCGCTGAAGAACAAACGGTCGAAGCGGGAGCTGCGCAAGTCCGAGCAACAGAACAAGGAGGAGACCTTGCTGGACAACGAGGTTGCCAAGATCAACGAGAACAATCAGTCGTTCTTGAACAAATACGGAGGCGGAGCGGAATGCGCGAATAGCAATTTCAGAGGATTCTCCGAAGGAGGCAGAGCGTGTCTGGAGAAACACCAGGACACCGCGGACAGCGCGCGGAGCAAGTCGGAGAATGACTTGGTGATCGCGAAAGAGCCCGAGAAAGGGAGCTGCGAGGACAGGCTGTCGAGGAACCTGTCGGAGAATCGCGTGACCAAGCAAGCCGAGAACATCGGCATGCTGGACGCGGAATGCAAGCCGTCGAAAACGCCCGAAACCTCGCAGAAGGACTCGGACGAGACGTCCACGTCCGGCGAGTCGTCGAGCAGCGTCAACGTCGCGGAGAAGATCATGGAGACGCCCGAGGACAAGGCGAAGAAGGAGTCGATCCTACGGTTGCTCGGGCTGGAGTCCTTGGAGAAGGCCGCGGAACGGCTGAGTCATCAGAAAGCTAAGAAGGAGCAGTACAGCACCGGCACTTTGAAGACCGTGATCAGAGTGCAGAAGGAGAAGGACAGAGACAAGAGACGATCCAGATCTCCTCTGAAGATGGTGCTGAAGCAAGGCCGCGGGGACGGAGAGGGCGATTCACCAGAGTTCTACACCATTCAGAAGGAG TTTGGAACCAGTGGTTTGGGCGATAGCAGCTCTGGTGCGAACCGAAAGTTCTCTACTAACCACAGACACTCTTGCG ATGAAGACAACGAAGACGCAGCGCCGAAGGATCGCCAGTCTCTCGTGATTCCAGAGAAGTCCTCCTCGTTCTCCATTCACCCGGGTCGCCTTTGCGCGGACGTCTGTTGCTACTGCTTCGGGAAGTTCGGCTCGCTGGACACGCCGATGCATCTGGCTCAGATGAAGTCGGACGAGAGACGCAAGAAAATCCTGAACATAGAGAGACACCTGACCAAGGACTCGTGCTTGTGCGATGCGTGTTACCGCCACGTGGACAGAAAG GCAAACACAAGTCCAACGAACATGCAAACGAAACCGCAGAAACAGCATCGACAGTTGATGGTGTCCAAGTGTTCGGCTCGCGACTGCAGAGACGCTGCGAGACATCACGTGAAGCGCCGTTGGTTGTTGAAGATAAAGGCCGGTCTGCAAAAGCAG GTGGACATCGATTGGGAGTCCAGCCAACACACATCCATGTCGTTCTGCGTCAGCCACTACTCGACGATAGAGCGATTTTTGACTTGCGCCCTTTGCAAACGCCGGCTGGCGAGGAATTACACTCATCAGCTGGCGAACGCGGAGACCGACGAACTGAACCAACTGTTGGGGCAACAGGGGATCCCCGTGGTGCTGGCCGCTGGTACTTTCGTCTGCAAGTTGTGCCGCTACTTCACCCAGCTTCAGTTGAAGTACAAGGACGTCGAAAATATGAACATGAGTCACCGATCCTTCTTCAAGAATTATCGTAAGAG AATTCTCCATTACCACGATATCGAGGTGCTGgacaacgaggacgacgagCTGTCCCAGAACCAGACCAAGGACAAGGAGAAACGCAAGAAAAGCAAGTGTCCTGCCCAGTCGAAGAGCGGAACCACCAAGTCCCCCGATGCCACGACGATCAATTCCGCCTCGGAGAAGTCGACGCTCGAGCTCGGCAAGGTCGAGGGCGCGAGCTCCGAGACGGATAACGAGAATCGAGTGGCGAAAGCGAACCTGACCGACCCCGAGGCGGTGATTCCCGGGGACGTGCAGTACCTCGGCATCGAGAGCACCGTGGAGAAGCTGAAGAAGCGAAAGCTCCTGGAAATGCACCCGTACACGTCGGACACCACGATATCCTGCGACAGCCCGAACGAGGTGGTCGAGATCCTCGCGATGGACAAAGAGGTGACGCTGACCAGATTGCCAAAGAGACAGAGAACCAACAACGACATCACGCCCGTGGTGCAGAGACTCGGCGCGAATCCCTCGATCAGCGTCCGCACCCTGTTCCCGGGCGAGGAGGAGATGAACCTGCACGCGAACATCGAGTTCGCGAACGTGCGCGAGATCACGCCCCAAGGGTGGGAGAAGTGCGCCACCATGATACAGTACGACAGGGACACGAAGCTCCTCTGGCAAGAGCTGCAGAGACCGTACGGGAACCAGAGCTCGTTCCTCAGACACCTAATACTTTTAGAGAAATATTACAGATCCGGCGACCTGGTCCTGGCTCCGAACGCCTCCCGGAACGCGATCAATTACTCGACGTCTGTTCAGAACAGACTGATATCGTACGAGGGGCCGGAGAAGATGGACGAGCCGATCATGGAGCCGATCGCGTCCGAGTATCACAACTCGCGCCGCCTGAGCGGCGGGTACGTGCTCGAGAGGGATCGGCTGTCCCTGCCCGGCACGTCGACCGCGAGCAAAAGCTCGACGACGAGCGCGTCGAGCGCGCAGCAGTCGACGAAGGGCAGCCCCTCCCGCATACTGAAGCTGAACCCCGGCGTCTCGATCATCAAGAAACCGCCGCCGAACTTGCAACGATTGAACCTGCCGTCCACCAGTAGCGCGACGAACGGCAACGTGAAGCGGAAAGACAGTCAAAAGGTGCCGGTCTCCTCCGGCGGCAAGGTGTTCCATCTGAGCGAGCCGGAGTTCAAGCGGCTGCAGTCGCTCAAGAGACAGAAGCAACTGCTCTCGGAGAAATCGATCAGCCCCGGGACGGGCGGCGCGGCCGGCTCGAGCAACGCCTCCTCGCCGCCGAGCCTGAAGTCGACCACGCAGTATCAGAAAGCGCAACAGCAGCTCGCCGCGCACACCCAGTTCCAGAAGCACCTCAGGATGCAGCAGGAGATGCTCAGCCGTCAGAGCAGAGGCGACTTCGAGCCGTTGATCTGCGACGTTCGCTCGCTGGCGAACGAGAACAGCCCCACCCAGAATCTGTTGCACAACCTGAACCTGCCGAAATCGATACAGGTCACCACCAAGTCGTCCAACCAGATTCCGATATTGCCGAAAATCCCGAAGTCGTTGACAGTGATACCGCAGACCGTCACCAGACCTACCGACAAATGA